CTGGATGTTGTCGATGTCAGGCGTTATATCCGACTGAAGCACATCGGCCTGATTCAGTTTCGAAAGGAGCGTGATGACTTCTTCCTGTGTGGGCATGTCATCACCCAGGTGACGACAGGCCGCCTCCCATATCTCCTGGAGCGTCCTGGTACCGTCCATGAGACCGATGAGATAATATGTCTCCCGGGTAAAACGGTGAAAGCGGCCCGAGGAATGATCCTGGAGGACATACCAGACATGGCTCCTGAAAATGTGGCGATGGATCTCCGCGTGACTTCTGAGAACGGGCCTGAGTCCCGCCACGCGGTACCAGGAGCTGCTGTAGAGATTCTTTTCAGACATCGACGATTACCGTTTTTCAGGGCCACCAGGACCAGAGCTTCAGCCGGAACCACTCAATGACAGGCCGCATCCAGATGACGACATACAGCCGCTGATCGACCTGTATTTTTCCAACCCCTTCCATACCCGGCCTGAGAGCGGGCGATATCCGATCAAGGGTGGCTTCTACGCGAAAATAATTCTTCCCTTCCCCCGCAGTGGTAAGCGGCGTGATTTTTTCCACCGTAAAGGCATATTTTTCCGCCGGAAGCGCTGACAGGACCAGGACGCCCCCCTGACCTTCCTCTACATCGGCTATGTCGGATTCATCAACCTTCAATATAACCCGGTAGGCATCGAGCGGGGCGATCTGGAACAGTTCCTCCCCCTGGCGGACGGCCCCCCCCAGGCGCTGGCTGAGATCGCCGCTTAAAACGATGCCGTCGAAGGGTGCCCGGATGGCGACTCGATCAAGCTTGCTTTCCGCCAGCTCCAGCTGGGCCAGGGCCTGGTCGAGCTGTGCCCTGATCACATTCGCTTCAGCACGGTTACGCTGGGCGATTGCTTCCTGGAGCTGACGCTGGTACTGGTTCTGCCTGCCCAGCCATTGAAGCCGTTCCAGTCGAAGATCCCTGTCATCAAGAGAGCACAGAAGCTCATCGAGACCGACCACGTCGCCGGCCCGGGCCGGTGCCTCGCGGATAAATCCATCGAAAGGAGCCACGATGGATCGTTGAACGGCTCCTTCAAGCACGGTATCCGCGGTGATTCGATAGTCTCCTCCGGCGAAGGACAGAACCGCCGCCAGGAGTACGACGGCAATCAACGCCGCCTTGCGACCCGTATATCCGGCACCGAAGAACCTGGCGGCCTGTCGTTTCAGGGAACCAATCACACTGTAAATGACGGGGCGATCCTGATGATGCTTGTTTTCAAGGGCGGGACCGGAGAGGGCGACTACACTCTTCACATAGGCACGTTCGTCCTCACTGAAGGGATTATCTTTCTGCCGTTCCAGGGTCAGTGCCCCGTAGTAGCGTCCTTTGGCGAACAGCGGGACGGTCATGACGGCCCGGCTGCCGTGTTTCTGTGCCAGCTGTTCGTGGTCACGAATGACGAAGGTTGAAGAGCCGGGAAGAGGTGGACAGGTAATTTCCGCCCGCTGGCTGACCGCTTCATCCATGGCGGCACCGATCGCCCGGAGCAGGTTCATTTTGCTCCCCACGACCGCTGAATGGGATAGCGCTTCGACGCGGGCGTATTTCTTCTTTATAAGGCCGAGGCTGACACGATCGCAGGACAGCCTCGTTGAAAGGGCCGTGACGAACGCCATGGCCGCCCCGTCGAAGTGATCCTCCGCCAGAACTCCGGCCAGAATATCAATGGCCGCTTTCAGGCGACCGAGGGCATCACCGTCATCCCGGTTTCGACGTTGACGGTGGTAGTTTTCGATCCAGATCGCGCCCCACTTGAGGCTCTCCATGGCCTGGCGGAGCAGGTCTTCCTTTGCGACCGCCACTTCAACGGCAACGGCTCCGAGGCATTCTCCGTCGGCAATGACGGGATAGGCAAGGCCGTAGCGGGATGACTCGCCTGAAGGGGCCAACTCGACGAACATCGCCTCTTTTTCGGCAAGCGACTGTTCCAGCACATCGGCCAGGCGCTCACCGTCTCCTCCACCGCTCTCGGGCCAGGAAGCAACCGGCAGGTATCCCTGCCTACCGGAATCGGCCAGAACGAGAACTCCGCTGACACAACCATGAACGGATGAGCATTGAATGGCAAGCCACGACGAAAGAAAGGTTTCCCGGTCTTCCGAACCCTCCAGTCCCGCCCAGTGCATTCCTGTTGTGCCCGATTCGTGTTCCTGCCCGTCGGCATAGGATTCCATGGGTACTACCCGCTCCCGGCGCGTTCCGGTCCTGGAAGTCTACAAAACCGCCTGATCGTCACCAGCCGGAAAACACCGGGAAAACCGGCATGAAAATCAGGCATTCCTCCCGCCCGCGGGATGCGTCTCACCTGTTTCAATGCTTATCTCTCCATAGCGATCCTCATACTGGCGAATAACATTTGAAAGAAGCAGTGCCATGCGCTTTGCGGCAAAAGGATTGAGGATGACCCGATCGCTCATGTCAACCGTCAGCTCCCGCTGTTCAGGGTTCCAGGTCTTGTTGATGCCGAAGAGGATGGTAAATTCCTCGCGGGTGCTTGACACATTACACACGTTGGCATAGCTGGTATTCATCTTCGCCACGTCCCACTTTATGGTGGTCTTCATGTCATCAGCGCCGGTCCCGGTTACTTCTTTCGCCAGATCGTTGTCTTTTTTTTGTGCCGTCATGTATTCTGTCCTCCCGGAATAAAAAATAGTCGAGAAAATCCTTCTTTGCTGTTGCCGTTATGTATATCATCACGGGGTTTGTGTCAATGAAACCCTTCATAAAACGGTGCTTTTAACAGCACGGACGATCAGTTTTGCCTGATCCGGCATACAGGGTTCATTTTCCGTCGCCCCGACGACCCGTCACGAGAAGAAAAGGCATTTCCAGGGTAATTATTGTACTTTGAATGTCTGAAAATCCAAGGTCTCTCAGGACACTGCCATAGAATTCGGGTGCCCGGTAGCTGTGAAAAAAAATGAGGAAGGGAAGCACGGAATGGGCGGGAACACCGGTATTCGGAACCGGTGCGGCACGTTCGAAGAGTACCATGGCGCCCCCCGGCTCCAGGGAACCGGCTGCCTTTCTCATGAGGTCCCGGGCAACGTGGTCGGGCCAGTCATGAAGCATGGACTTAAAAATCACCAGGTCGTGTCCACCGGGGAAGTCGTCCGTCAGGGCATTCCCATTCCGGAATACGATTCTTGCCTCCTCGGGTTGCCCGGCGATGTGTTCCCTCCCTACGCGACAGACCAGGGAGAGATCCAGGACGGTGGCTCGAAGATCGGGGTGCGCGCGACAGAGCCGCAGGGCAAGCTCGCCGCTGTTTCCTCCCACGTCCAGAACGTTTTTGTGCCGGCTGAAATCATAATACTTCAGGCAGGCCCGGGCCTCGTACCTGGTCAGAACCGTGGTAATGTGCATCCATCGTTTCGTCATGGCGAGGTCTTCCTCTGTGAAACCGGAACCCCGGTCATAGGCAAAGAGTCGATGAAAGCGCGCCTTCGACATGAACCGCTCCGGGGAGGTCACCAGATCGGAAAAAAAGTCCAGAAAATCATGGGCGGCGAAATTGGACAGGGTCAGTCTCAGTTCCATCAGGTCTCGAAACCGCAGCGCGTCGACAAAGCGGTCGGTGAGGGAAAGGGTGCCCCGTTCCTCCCGGATCACCCCGGAGGAGGCAAGCAGGTCAAGCAGAAAATCCCCTCCCCTGCCGTCCAGACCCAGCTGTTCCAGCAGGGTTTGCGCCGTCGTTTCACCCTCCCGGCAGAGCATATCCACCAGTCCCGTCTCGAAGGCCGTCGCCAGTGCCCCGGCATCGAACATGTGCCTCATGAAATCGTCCACACAGAGAAAATCGAACTCCCTGTCAACGCTGCCGGCTGTATCTGCTGTTTTCTCCATTGTACGATCCCCCACACATGCTGTAACCGCTAAAGTA
This is a stretch of genomic DNA from Syntrophales bacterium. It encodes these proteins:
- a CDS encoding DUF3467 domain-containing protein — protein: MTAQKKDNDLAKEVTGTGADDMKTTIKWDVAKMNTSYANVCNVSSTREEFTILFGINKTWNPEQRELTVDMSDRVILNPFAAKRMALLLSNVIRQYEDRYGEISIETGETHPAGGRNA
- a CDS encoding methyltransferase domain-containing protein, with amino-acid sequence MEKTADTAGSVDREFDFLCVDDFMRHMFDAGALATAFETGLVDMLCREGETTAQTLLEQLGLDGRGGDFLLDLLASSGVIREERGTLSLTDRFVDALRFRDLMELRLTLSNFAAHDFLDFFSDLVTSPERFMSKARFHRLFAYDRGSGFTEEDLAMTKRWMHITTVLTRYEARACLKYYDFSRHKNVLDVGGNSGELALRLCRAHPDLRATVLDLSLVCRVGREHIAGQPEEARIVFRNGNALTDDFPGGHDLVIFKSMLHDWPDHVARDLMRKAAGSLEPGGAMVLFERAAPVPNTGVPAHSVLPFLIFFHSYRAPEFYGSVLRDLGFSDIQSTIITLEMPFLLVTGRRGDGK
- a CDS encoding HlyD family efflux transporter periplasmic adaptor subunit, producing the protein MESYADGQEHESGTTGMHWAGLEGSEDRETFLSSWLAIQCSSVHGCVSGVLVLADSGRQGYLPVASWPESGGGDGERLADVLEQSLAEKEAMFVELAPSGESSRYGLAYPVIADGECLGAVAVEVAVAKEDLLRQAMESLKWGAIWIENYHRQRRNRDDGDALGRLKAAIDILAGVLAEDHFDGAAMAFVTALSTRLSCDRVSLGLIKKKYARVEALSHSAVVGSKMNLLRAIGAAMDEAVSQRAEITCPPLPGSSTFVIRDHEQLAQKHGSRAVMTVPLFAKGRYYGALTLERQKDNPFSEDERAYVKSVVALSGPALENKHHQDRPVIYSVIGSLKRQAARFFGAGYTGRKAALIAVVLLAAVLSFAGGDYRITADTVLEGAVQRSIVAPFDGFIREAPARAGDVVGLDELLCSLDDRDLRLERLQWLGRQNQYQRQLQEAIAQRNRAEANVIRAQLDQALAQLELAESKLDRVAIRAPFDGIVLSGDLSQRLGGAVRQGEELFQIAPLDAYRVILKVDESDIADVEEGQGGVLVLSALPAEKYAFTVEKITPLTTAGEGKNYFRVEATLDRISPALRPGMEGVGKIQVDQRLYVVIWMRPVIEWFRLKLWSWWP